Genomic DNA from Edaphobacter lichenicola:
CTCGTCTCCCGCTAACCTCAACTGCATCAGCAACGCGTCCTCCGTCGGATCTCGATAATAGCCACTGCGCTGTCCAACAACGGCAAATCCCAGCCCCTGATAAAGCGCGACGGCCCCCACGCCTCCAGCCCTCACCTCGAGTTCCATCTCAGTCGCGTCCTGGTCCCTACACCAGGAAATGACAGCCTCGCACAACGCCCTTCCCACACCCACTCGTCGCGCCGACGCACTCACCGCCACGCTCTCCAGCTCCGCCAACCTCAGAGCTCCCGAAACAACAACCTTCCCCACCGCAAACCCCAGCAAATTTCCCTTTGCCTCCGCAACAAACAGACACCGCCTCACTCCAGCCTCAGCAGATCCATCCGAACTCACAATCGCCGCATACTCCGCCTCCGCCCAATGCGGAGCCTCTGGTGTAGCCCTCTCCAGCCGCATCACACCAACAAGATCCCCAGCATTGACTGCTCGAATCCGATAGCTTTCGAAACTCATCGAGCGGCTCGCGGAACGGCAGGCTTGGCAAATATCTCAGCATCGGTTCGTCTCAGATAATTCGCATCGAGCGCAGCCGCATTCTCGAATCGCCCCGACGCCACCCGCTCCACTGCAAACGGCAGAGCATCCCCAGCCAACGGCTCCTCCACCAGCTTCGGACGCAACTCCGCCAAAGCCTCCGCCACCTTTGATTCACAGGCCACCACCAGACCACCCGAAGCCGCCATCATCACATCCTGCGCGCTCATCAAGACCTCCCGCACGCGTCTCCTCCCCACATACTCCCCGTAGTAAAACTCCCCGCGACCAGCATCCAGAACCGCATGCACCCTCTGCTCCCCGCCATCGACAGAAGCAGCAAGCAGCGCCAGCCGCGACACCGCAATCAGAGGTACCGCACCAGCCTCGCTCAGCCCCTTAGCCGCGCTCACCCCCACCCGCACCCCAGTAAAAGATCCCGGCCCATACACCACCACCACCGCCGCCAACCCATCCAGTCGCCAACCACTCTCCGTCATCAAACGCCGCACAGCCGGTATCAATCGCTCCGACGAACTCCTGCCCGGCAACACCTCGGTAGCGACGATCGCCTGAGCCATCTCGGTATCCACCAGCGCAACGCTCCCCTCTCCGCCCGCCGTTTGAATCATCAAAAACCGCATCACGCCCCACCCTCACGCGGCTCAACTGCATCCCCGACAATCTCCAGCAGCACGCCCCCCGTGCTGGCCGGATGCACAAAGAAATACCGATGCCCCCCAGCCCCCACCCTCACCGCATCGCTCGCCAACCTGACACCCTGCTTCATCAGCCGCGCAAACATCGCATCAATCCCATCCACATGTACGGCGATATGGTGCAGCCCTTCACCTCGCTTGGCCAAAAATCTCCCGATCGTGGAGTCTGCCTCGGTCGCCTCCAGCAGCTCAATCCGGCTTTCGCCCAGAGGCAACATCGCCGTCTTCACCCGCTCGTGCTCCACAGTCTCTTCATGACTCACCACCAGCCCAAGCGCCTCATAAAACCCACGCGCCCCCGCAATGCTCTTCACTGCGAC
This window encodes:
- the tsaB gene encoding tRNA (adenosine(37)-N6)-threonylcarbamoyltransferase complex dimerization subunit type 1 TsaB, whose amino-acid sequence is MIQTAGGEGSVALVDTEMAQAIVATEVLPGRSSSERLIPAVRRLMTESGWRLDGLAAVVVVYGPGSFTGVRVGVSAAKGLSEAGAVPLIAVSRLALLAASVDGGEQRVHAVLDAGRGEFYYGEYVGRRRVREVLMSAQDVMMAASGGLVVACESKVAEALAELRPKLVEEPLAGDALPFAVERVASGRFENAAALDANYLRRTDAEIFAKPAVPRAAR
- a CDS encoding GNAT family N-acetyltransferase yields the protein MSFESYRIRAVNAGDLVGVMRLERATPEAPHWAEAEYAAIVSSDGSAEAGVRRCLFVAEAKGNLLGFAVGKVVVSGALRLAELESVAVSASARRVGVGRALCEAVISWCRDQDATEMELEVRAGGVGAVALYQGLGFAVVGQRSGYYRDPTEDALLMQLRLAGDE